The window TTTGAAAGGGTGACAGCAGGTGCCAAAACGAAAAAGGAGGCCATGGAGGCCATGAAAAAACTGTATCCGGACTGGAAACAGGATGACTTCCTTCTCCTTTACAGCGTTGACTATCATGTTAAAGAATAATATATAGGCGGCAAAAAATATAAACAGTACTATCTGAGACAGATGATCCCAAACTCTTGAAATTATGTTCAGTAGAGCTTGGGATCATCTGTTTTCCGGATCAAAGGGTATAATTATTTCAGCAGCTGGGCCTCAACATAGTCAAGAATATCTTTTGCCACCTGATCTTTAGATTTAAGGTCAAATTCTTTTTTCTCCGTTCTGGTAAATATTTTTATTTTATTGGTATCATTCTTAAATCCTGCTCCTTCATCGCGCAGAGAGTTTAAAACAATCATGTCCAGATTTTTCTTTTCCAGCTTTCCTTTTGCATTTTCTTCTTCATTCTGGGTTTCCAGGGCAAATCCTACCAAAAACTGATGGGTTTTCTTTTCACCCATGGTTTTCAGGATGTCCGGGTTCTTTACCAGCTCTATGGTGAGGTTTTCATCATTCTTTTTGATTTTTTCCTTCGCGACTTCTTTCGGAGCATAGTCTGCTACCGCAGCGCTGGCTATACCAATGTCTATTTTATCATAGAACTCAAATACTTTTGCCAGCATTTCTCTGGCTGAAGTTACTTTATGAAGTTCTACATTCGGATCATGGATGGTTTGAGCGCTTGGCCCGGAAATAAGAATTACTTTTGCTCCTCTTCTGGAAGCTTCTTCTGCCAGAGAAAACCCCATTTTTCCGGAAGAATGATTTCCAATGAACCTCACGGGATCAAGGGCTTCATAGGTAGGTCCCGCAGTAATTAAAACTGTTTTTCCCTGAAGGCTTTTTGACAGACCACCATTTGCAAAATGATGTTCAACGGTATTGAAAATAGTTGCCGGCTCTGCCATTCTTCCCTGCCCGATCAGCCCGCTTGCAAGCTCCCCGTTTTCAGCAGGAATAATGAGATGACCAAAGCTTTCGGCAAGATCCAGATTTTTCTTTGTAGAAGGATGTGCATACATATCAAGATCCATTGCCGGAGCAATCAATACGGGGCATTTTGCAGACATGTAAGTTGCAATTACCAGATTATCACACATCCCATGAACCATTTTAGACAAGGTATTGGCTGTACATGGCGCTACAATCATCACATCTGCCCAAAGTGCCATTTCCACATGGCTGTTCCATGTTCCGTTATCACTGTAAAATTCTGAATACACTGGTTTTCTGGATAAGGTAGACAGGCTTAGCTTTGTCACAAATTGTTCTGCATCAGGCGTCATAATAACCTGCACTTCAGCTCCGTTTTTCACAAAATCTCTTATCAGAAAATGAATTTTATAGGCTGCAATTCCTCCAGAGACAGCGATAAGTATCTTTTTACCGGAAACACTCATTTAGTTCTAATTTTTGAAATACTAAAATACTTATTTTTTACAACACCATCAGGCTTTAAAACAAACAAAGGTCATAAAAGAAAAGATTTCCTTTATGACCTTCATCTATAAAAACACAGAAGATTTATTTTCTTTCTTCTGTTTTTCTGAAATATACATCTCCGTTTAACCACTCTTCAATTGCAATTGAAGTGGGTTTTGGAAGCTTTTCGTAATGCTTAGAGATCTCAATCTGTTCTCTGTTTTCGAAAACCTCTTCTAATGTAGAATTGTGAACGGCAAATTCATCCAATTTGTTGTGAAGTTCCGTACGGATCTCCGCATTGATCTGCTCTGCTCTCTTTCCCATGATAACAATAGCTTCATAGATTGAACCTACTTTATCTTCAATCTTATCTTTATCGTAAGTAATTGTATTTACTTCTGCTTTTGTATCTTTTACACTCATTTTGAGAAAATTATTTTTATTTTAAGATGGCAAATTTACGAATTATCTTTGAATTTTGAAAGTGGCTGCCGGAGGAGGGGTCTTAAGTGCTGCACTGTCCCTCTGTAACTGCATTGCTTTCTTTTCATTACTGATCTGATCTTTAATTTGCTGTTCAGTTTTACCTTTAGCTTCAAGTTTTTCAGCTTCTTTTTTCTGTCTTGCAGTCAAAGCAGCCATTCTTGCTTCTGTTTGTTTTTTAACTTCTACAAAATTTTCTTTTTCCTTTTCCAGTTTCGCTCTCAGATCCGCTGCTGTTTTAGAATATTCTGTATTGGGAAGTTCTTTTTCAACCAGTTTCGTATAGGTTAAAGCGCTTTCAATACGCTCATCTTTAAGATTATATACAGATTTTGTTGCCAGTTCATAACGGGATTTCATGATATAATCATAAATTTTTGAACGAAGCTTTGTGCTTGGAAAATCTTCCAAAACGTTCTCCAACGCTACATTTGCAGCTTTGTACTGACCCATTTTGTAATATTGTCTTGCATTCTCATAGGCTTTGAATTCAAGCTTATAAGACAGCTCATCAATCAGCTGGCTGATATTTTTAGATCTTTCAGAGTTCGGATAGTTGTTCAGGAATTCCTGCAGCTCATTAATGGCCAATTCTGTACTGGACTGATCCAAGTTATAATCCATAGATCCTTCATAGTAGCACAGTGCAGACATGTAAGAGGCTTCTTCAGCTCTCGGATCTTTTGGAAAACTAACGGCAAAGTTTTTAAACTGGTGGCCTGCCAGCTTATAACTTTTGTCATAATAGTTCGCATAAGCAGTGTTGAAACCTACATTAGGAAAATCATCAGTTCCTGCTACAAGATTCGCCAGTCTGTCGTAAAGGGCTAATGCATTTTTCCACTTTTTCTTCGCGAAGTTTTCATTAGCTGCTTTTAAGATAAACTCTTTATCAGCACTCCTCATTGCTCTTTCCTGTTGGCTTACACAAGATGAAATTACCGCTACAGCAAAAAGACCTAAAATATATTTTTTCATATAAAAAATTCAACAGTTTTCGGATTATACAGCCGATTTACTAATTTGCAAAAATATAACTTTTTTGTCAATAGATTTTTTTTTATGAATATTTAACGTAATTTTAGTCCGCAGCGTATCCCAAAATAGCAAAAACACTTAATAAAAGATTCATTCTCACCTTTTTCTCCGCTTCCTTTGCATAGGTTTCTTCGTTTTTGCTCGGAACATAGAGTTCATAGAAGTTTTTATTTCTGATCACAAATAAAGTGGACCCGATAATCATTGTAAGGATATCTTCCGGCTTGGGAGTAAAGGTAAATACTCCGGAAGCCACCCCTTTTTTGATCACTTCATCCAGCTTTTTCACGAATAGCTGATAGAAATCAAGCAGTTCATCTTTGAGGTTTTCTGTATGGCGAAGCTCCTGGGTAACAAAACCGTGGAAATAGTTATACTTAAACAGCTGGGAAACGATATACTTGATCATCTCACGCATCTGCATTTCCGGTTTACCTTCTTTGATGGTATCTGCAAATTCTGAAAAATTCTCTCTGGTCTTCAGTACCCTGTACTGATAGAGATAAGACATCATTTTCTCTTTAGAACCGAAGTAATAAGAGATCATAGCGACATTGATACTGGCCTTAGAACAGATATCTCTTACAGAAGTTCCCTCATATCCTTTCTTGGCGATGAGCTCTTCCGCAATATCCAATATGTGAATCTGTTTTTCTGTAAATTTTTTTTTCATGAAGTGTACTTTGAGTAAAGTTAAGAAATTTTTAACACATTAATAAACGATCGTTTAATAATTTTAAATTAAATCTGAAAAACATTATTTTTGAAGATGGAATTTTTTGATTTTCACCATCATAAAAAATACATCAGGAACGGAATTTATAATGTAGCGGAAGAAATTCCGCCTGATTTCCCCTATTCTATAGGCATTCATCCCAACGATATTGACGTGAACCATCTGGAACAGCAGTTTTCCAGGATGAGAAGCATGATATTTCAAAACTGTTTTGCGATAGGTGAATGTGGCCTGGATTCTATGGTTTCAGCAGATCAGCATCTCCAGGAGGAAGTTTTCCTGAGGCAGATTATGATGGCCAATGAAGTAAAAAAGCCTATCATTATTCATTGTGTAAGAAAATTTTATGAAGTTATTTCTTTCAGGAAAAAGTCCGGGCAGCCGATGATTATTCATGGTTTCAATAAAAAAAAGCAGATTGCTGAAGACCTTCTGGCCCATAATTTTTATCTGAGTTTTGGAAAAGCCGTTTTGTATAATTTATCTTTGCAGGATACTTTAAAGGACACCCCGGCAGATAAATTCTTTTTAGAAACTGACAATGAGGATTTTAATATCGAAGAATTGTATTACAAAGTTTCAGAAATAAAAGGTATTTCTCCGGAACAGCTGAATGAACAAATTTTAGAAAATTTAGAGACGATAAGAAATGGATAAATACTGGTTGGAAAGAACAGAACTTCTGGTTAAAGAAGAAGGTTTGGAAAAATTAAACAAAGCCACGGTTTTGGTTGTTGGTTTAGGCGGCGTAGGTTCTTTTGCAGCTGAATTTCTTGCCAGAGCCGGAGTCGGGAATATGACGATCGTGGATGGCGATACCGTAGATATTACCAATATCAACAGGCAGCTGCCCGCTTTGCACTCTACTGTAGGAAAACATAAGGTAGAAGTCGTTGCTGAAAGGCTTTTGGATATCAACCCTGATCTTCAATTAACCAAAATCAATGAGTTTCTAAATCCTGAAAGAATGGATGAAGTTTTGGATTCTGCCAAATTTGATTATGTTCTGGACTGTATCGACAGCGTTACTCCAAAACTGTGTCTGATTATTGCAGCCAAAAGAAGAAGGATAAAAATTGTGAGCTCCATGGGGGCGGGCGGAAAGACCGATCCAAGCAAGGTTATGGTAAGAGACATCAGTAAAACGGAGCATTGCCACCTCGCAAGACAGGTAAGAAAAAGACTTAAAAAAGTAAAAATAGACAAAGGAGTCCGTTGTGTTTTCGCCAATGATATTCAGGATGAAGAGAGCCTGAAAATGACTGACGGAACGAATTATAAAAGATCTTTTTACGGAACAATAAGTTATATGCCTGCTATTTTCGGATTGTATACCGCTTCAGAAGTGATTAATCATTTATTAAATCAGGATTAAAATATCCTTCTGTACATTTCACAGCCTTGAAAACAGTTTTCGGGTATCGCTCCGTGAAATCCGGAGGAGAAAAATAAAAAATAGTTGCCCTTCGTAAATGACAAATTTCCAATATCCCAGAGCGGAAAAGCTCAAAAAAAATACAGAAATCAGTTTGCTTTTTGATAAGGGCAAATGGCGAACCAGCGGAAATCTGAGAATCATTATCCTGAAAGACAAGCCCGATCTTCCCGTAGAATCAGCAAGGTTCGGAGTCTCTGTTTCTAAAAGGTATTTTAAAAGAGCTGTACACAGAAATCGCATCAAAAGGCTGTTGAGAGAATGTTATCGCCTGAATAAAGATTTATTTAAGCACGCATTTGGAGAAAAAACCATGGCTATGCTGTTTTGGGTTTCTCCTCAAATGCCTCCTAAATTTCAGGATGTGGAAGAACAGTTTATTAAGCTCTGCCAGCTACAGAAAAAATAATTTTTTACCAGAACAAAAGGTCTGTGAGGTCTTTATTCA of the Chryseobacterium aureum genome contains:
- the coaBC gene encoding bifunctional phosphopantothenoylcysteine decarboxylase/phosphopantothenate--cysteine ligase CoaBC, with amino-acid sequence MSVSGKKILIAVSGGIAAYKIHFLIRDFVKNGAEVQVIMTPDAEQFVTKLSLSTLSRKPVYSEFYSDNGTWNSHVEMALWADVMIVAPCTANTLSKMVHGMCDNLVIATYMSAKCPVLIAPAMDLDMYAHPSTKKNLDLAESFGHLIIPAENGELASGLIGQGRMAEPATIFNTVEHHFANGGLSKSLQGKTVLITAGPTYEALDPVRFIGNHSSGKMGFSLAEEASRRGAKVILISGPSAQTIHDPNVELHKVTSAREMLAKVFEFYDKIDIGIASAAVADYAPKEVAKEKIKKNDENLTIELVKNPDILKTMGEKKTHQFLVGFALETQNEEENAKGKLEKKNLDMIVLNSLRDEGAGFKNDTNKIKIFTRTEKKEFDLKSKDQVAKDILDYVEAQLLK
- a CDS encoding DNA-directed RNA polymerase subunit omega, whose translation is MSVKDTKAEVNTITYDKDKIEDKVGSIYEAIVIMGKRAEQINAEIRTELHNKLDEFAVHNSTLEEVFENREQIEISKHYEKLPKPTSIAIEEWLNGDVYFRKTEERK
- the bamD gene encoding outer membrane protein assembly factor BamD → MKKYILGLFAVAVISSCVSQQERAMRSADKEFILKAANENFAKKKWKNALALYDRLANLVAGTDDFPNVGFNTAYANYYDKSYKLAGHQFKNFAVSFPKDPRAEEASYMSALCYYEGSMDYNLDQSSTELAINELQEFLNNYPNSERSKNISQLIDELSYKLEFKAYENARQYYKMGQYKAANVALENVLEDFPSTKLRSKIYDYIMKSRYELATKSVYNLKDERIESALTYTKLVEKELPNTEYSKTAADLRAKLEKEKENFVEVKKQTEARMAALTARQKKEAEKLEAKGKTEQQIKDQISNEKKAMQLQRDSAALKTPPPAATFKIQR
- a CDS encoding TetR/AcrR family transcriptional regulator, with translation MKKKFTEKQIHILDIAEELIAKKGYEGTSVRDICSKASINVAMISYYFGSKEKMMSYLYQYRVLKTRENFSEFADTIKEGKPEMQMREMIKYIVSQLFKYNYFHGFVTQELRHTENLKDELLDFYQLFVKKLDEVIKKGVASGVFTFTPKPEDILTMIIGSTLFVIRNKNFYELYVPSKNEETYAKEAEKKVRMNLLLSVFAILGYAAD
- a CDS encoding TatD family hydrolase; translated protein: MEFFDFHHHKKYIRNGIYNVAEEIPPDFPYSIGIHPNDIDVNHLEQQFSRMRSMIFQNCFAIGECGLDSMVSADQHLQEEVFLRQIMMANEVKKPIIIHCVRKFYEVISFRKKSGQPMIIHGFNKKKQIAEDLLAHNFYLSFGKAVLYNLSLQDTLKDTPADKFFLETDNEDFNIEELYYKVSEIKGISPEQLNEQILENLETIRNG
- a CDS encoding tRNA threonylcarbamoyladenosine dehydratase, whose product is MDKYWLERTELLVKEEGLEKLNKATVLVVGLGGVGSFAAEFLARAGVGNMTIVDGDTVDITNINRQLPALHSTVGKHKVEVVAERLLDINPDLQLTKINEFLNPERMDEVLDSAKFDYVLDCIDSVTPKLCLIIAAKRRRIKIVSSMGAGGKTDPSKVMVRDISKTEHCHLARQVRKRLKKVKIDKGVRCVFANDIQDEESLKMTDGTNYKRSFYGTISYMPAIFGLYTASEVINHLLNQD
- the rnpA gene encoding ribonuclease P protein component; the encoded protein is MTNFQYPRAEKLKKNTEISLLFDKGKWRTSGNLRIIILKDKPDLPVESARFGVSVSKRYFKRAVHRNRIKRLLRECYRLNKDLFKHAFGEKTMAMLFWVSPQMPPKFQDVEEQFIKLCQLQKK